One window from the genome of Brassica oleracea var. oleracea cultivar TO1000 unplaced genomic scaffold, BOL UnpScaffold00989, whole genome shotgun sequence encodes:
- the LOC106320634 gene encoding type IV inositol polyphosphate 5-phosphatase 3-like, translating into MLKVAEPAGMMRKSFRRQKSQRLWAKVVMRKWLNISARDLEYGADTEDESENEDVVEENQDSSSDEDYEESSTQRRGSTQSWASEISEDPITVAEAAAEFIGCL; encoded by the exons TTGCTGAACCTGCCGGGATGATGAGGAAGAGCTTCCGTCGTCAGAAATCTCAG AGATTATGGGCGAAGGTTGTTATGAGGAAGTGGTTGAACATAAGTGCTAGAGATCTTGAGTATGGTGCTGATACTGAAGACGAATCCGAAAACGAGGACGTTGTAGAGGAAAACCAAGACTCTAGCTCCGACGAAG ATTATGAAGAATCGAGCACACAAAGGAGAGGATCGACTCAATCGTGGGCTAGTGAGATCTCGGAGGATCCTATAACCGTCGCTGAAGCAGCCGCAGAGTTTATAGGTTGTTTATGA